A genomic window from Punica granatum isolate Tunisia-2019 chromosome 2, ASM765513v2, whole genome shotgun sequence includes:
- the LOC116193741 gene encoding pollen-specific leucine-rich repeat extensin-like protein 1: MATNMAELLALLREPNRASSSSTPPPGPGPTVDPTPEAPPAQAPRNIEIPAPPTLHTSAVHPFTNPFPPPPAPTAVPLPPTAFLSSEHVLSAPPPVSIPAPTMAYAIPPPMVFSAPSAPVPTHLQAAELPSYPSLHPHVGLSYQAPPPIDTTFHEPGTPTHAAQFASPTHFFSEADTEQEQRLKRMEETIRALQAGDARPDAHYGDCSLFPAMRLPPKFKIPEFKTYEGTTDPRHHLRHYRGKMLQYWEYEEGVYYSHLLAHTSSFSDLVEAGKKLDLGIKLGRMEDPTSKGDESSKKVPATSSSSSGRRGKEVTVNTVNTAQQVPQQYSMNYTAAPPTAPSYQYRYCAEAPPTLLE, encoded by the exons atggccaccaacatggctGAACTGCTTGCCCTACTCAGAGAACCTAACCGAGCCTCTTCGAGCTCCACGCCTCCGCCGGGACCGGGGCCAACGGTCGACCCAACCCCGGAGGCTCCACCAGCTCAAGCCCCAAGAAACATTGAGATTCCCGCACCGCCAACGCTGCACACGTCCGCGGTCCACCCCTTCACCAACCCATTTCCGCCGCCGccggcccccacggccgtccctcttccaccgacGGCTTTCCTATCCTCGGAGCACGTCCTGTCCGCGCCCCCGCCTGTCTCCATACCAGCCCCAACCATGGCCTACGCGATACCTCCGCCGATGGTTTTCTCGGCGCCCAGTGCACCTGTCCCGACTCATCTTCAAGCCGCAGAGCTCCCTTCCTATCCGTCTCTACATCCTCACGtcggcctctcctaccaggcgCCGCCCCCCATagacaccaccttccacgaaccgggcacgccgactcatgcAGCCCAGTTCGCCTCGCCGACGCATTTCTTCTCCGAGGCTGACACCGAACAGGAACAAAGGCTcaagaggatggaagaaacgatAAGGGCCCTACAAGCGGGTGATGCTCGTCCCGACGCGCACTACGGCGACTGCAGCCTATTCCCGGCtatgcggctgcccccgaagttcaagatcCCGGAATTCAAGACTTATgagggcacgacggatccgcgCCACCATCTCCGCCACTACCGGGGGAAGATGCTGcaatattgggaatacgagga aggagtgtactattcgcACCTATTGGCACACACTTCGTCATTTTCCGACCTCGTCGAGGCCGGGAAGAAGTTGGATTTGGGCATCAAGCTTGGaaggatggaggaccccaccagcaAAGGAGATGAGTCGTCGAAGAAGGTCCCCGCGACATCATCGTCTTCAagcgggagaaggggaaaggaagttACGGTGAATACCGTCAACACGGCCCAACAGGTCCCTCagcaatattcgatgaactacaCGGCGGCGCCTCCCACGGCCCCCTCCTaccaataccgatattgcgcgGAAGCACCTCCCACCCTCTTGGAGTGA